Proteins from a genomic interval of Deinococcus planocerae:
- a CDS encoding helix-turn-helix transcriptional regulator: MPRVRVQSWRAPELGGVDFLHGTFTTHAFARHTHDTYSIGLLAQGAMTFECRGATHTLRPGVIGLIHPDEVHTGHAETRDGWTYRNFYPDAGLLHGAFVPLGSPADLLPRLPVVIDDPVVFHALVTAHRAFEEHGSSLARESLMREALTGLVLRHASGPTTLPAVGQELYALHLVRAVLEDDFARNVTLDELARRTELNEFTLLRAFRRAYGLPPHAYQIQVRLRHAKRFLRGGETVAQAAFRAGFADQSHFGRHFRRTFGVTPGQYRLGVKNVLAP, translated from the coding sequence CCGAACTCGGCGGCGTGGACTTCCTGCACGGGACCTTCACCACCCACGCCTTCGCCCGCCACACCCATGACACCTACAGCATCGGCCTGCTCGCGCAGGGAGCCATGACCTTCGAGTGCCGGGGAGCCACCCACACCTTGCGGCCCGGAGTGATCGGCCTGATTCACCCGGATGAGGTACACACCGGGCACGCAGAGACCCGGGACGGGTGGACGTACCGGAACTTCTACCCGGACGCTGGGCTGCTGCACGGCGCGTTCGTGCCCCTGGGGAGCCCGGCAGACCTACTGCCACGCCTGCCCGTCGTGATCGATGATCCCGTCGTCTTCCACGCGCTCGTGACCGCCCACCGGGCTTTCGAGGAGCACGGGTCGAGCCTCGCGCGCGAGTCCCTGATGCGCGAGGCCCTCACGGGCCTCGTCCTCCGGCACGCGTCAGGGCCAACCACATTACCCGCAGTGGGGCAAGAACTTTACGCGCTGCATCTCGTGCGCGCGGTCCTCGAAGATGACTTCGCGCGCAACGTCACCCTCGACGAACTCGCCCGTCGCACCGAACTCAACGAGTTCACGTTGCTGCGCGCCTTCCGCCGCGCTTACGGGCTACCCCCACACGCCTACCAAATTCAGGTGCGGCTGCGCCACGCCAAACGTTTTCTGCGTGGGGGCGAAACGGTTGCCCAGGCCGCATTCAGAGCGGGCTTCGCGGACCAGAGCCACTTCGGGCGGCATTTCCGCCGCACCTTCGGCGTGACCCCCGGGCAGTACCGTCTGGGCGTCAA